In Candidatus Binataceae bacterium, the sequence CCTTGCCGAACACCCGGATCGCTTCCTTGGTGCGCTCGTGCGAAGGGCCGCCCGGATGGCGCATGCGCAGGACGAGGTAGTCCGGCTGCACCTCGCGCTGCCACATCTGCAGCTGCTCGAGGCAATCCTTAGGCGAGCCGACGATCAGGCGGTTGGGCGAGGCGACGTCGAACGTCCAGTCGTTTTCCGATTTGACCTTGTCGATCACTTCGTCCGGCGCGTAGCCGTTGTTGCGGTAGTAGAACTTGTGCGTGTACATCAGCGGGCCGCTCTCGCGCCGCGCCGAATCCATCGAGTCCGACACCCACATGTCGCGCATCAGCACCAGGTACGGCTTCTTGCCGTGCTTCTTGCACTCGGCACGATAGAGGTCGGCGAAGCGCTTGATCACTTTGACGTGCTCGAGCGGCGAGGTTATCCATGCGTCAGAGATGCGCGCGACGCGCTTGATCCCGACGTCGCTCCACGCCGCCATCCAGATCGGCGGGCGCGGCTTCTGCAGCGGCTTGGGCGTGATCATCACGTTGTCGAGGTTGTAGAACTTGCCGTGATAGCTGAAGCGCTCCTGCTCCCAGCATTTCTTGAGCACTTCGACGCCTTCCTCGCTGCGCCCGGCGCGCTCCTTGATCGAAAGACCGAAGGCCTCGAAGTCGCGGTCCTGGTAGCCCACGCCGACGCTCAGGATCATGCGGCCGCCGGTTATCTGATCGACGATCGCGGCGTCTTCGGCGGCGTGCACCGGATGCCACAGCGGAATCAGCGTGACGCAGGTGCCGACCTTGATCTTCTTGGTGCACACCCCGACCATCCCGGCCATCAGGATGACGTTGGGGATGTAACAGTCTTCCTGCTGATGGTGTTCGCTGAACAGGCAGCTGTCGAATCCGCTCTCTTCCGCAACCTGCGCCTCGACGATCGCTTCGCGGAGCACGCCGCCGATATTGGCGCCGTTGGGCGGATCCTGGGTGCAGGGAAAATAACCGACTTGCATATGATTTCTCCTCCCGGATGTTAAGTTACGGAAATAAACTGCGATTGCTTAACTTCGCCAGTCCGCGAAAAATGTCAACGCGCGCACCGTTGCGCACGGCGCGCGCGTCCCGGCCTACTTGTTCTCCGAGTGAAGCACGCCGGCGCTCTGCAATTGTGCGATCTCGGCGTCGCCCATTCCGAGTTGCCCGCGTAAAATCGCTGGCCCGTGCTCGCCCAGCAGAGGCGCCCTGATCTCCAGCGGCTCGGGGAAGGCCGAGAACTTCAGCGGGAAGCCGGGAATCATCACTTCGCCCAGGATCGGATCGGGGACCGTGCGAATCATGTTGCGCGCCTTGTAGTGCGGATGGCTCACCGTCTCGACCACGGTCATCACCGGCGCCGCGGCGACGCGATGCTCTTCGAGAATTTTGAGCACCGCTTCGTTGGAGGGCTGCGCCTGCATCCACTGCTCGACGATCGCGGCGAGCTCGAAGCGATTCTTCGCCCGGTCGCGCATCGTGGCGAAACGCGGATCCTGGGTGAGCTCGGGTCGGCCCATCGCGCGCGCCATCGAGGGCCATTGCCGGTCGAGCACCAGGACCACGATGTAGCCCTCGGGCCCCTTGAACGAGCCGCACGGGCTCACCAGTTCATGCTGCGAGCCCATCCGCTTGGGCACGTACTCGCCATTGGTGGTCGCCCATACCTGAATGTTCGCTTCGTGCATGTGGTAGAGCGTATCAACCATCGCGATGTCGATGTACTGGCCGATCCCGGTGCGCTCGCGATAGAATAGCGCGTAGCCGATCGCCGAGAACGCGTGCACGCCGCTCGTCTGATCGCCGATGCCCAGCCCGACGAACATCGGCGGTCCGTTGGGGTCGCCCGTCATGTGCATCAGTCCCGAGAAGGCCTGGGCGATGAAGTCGTAACCGACCTTGTGCGAGAGCGGCCCTTTGCGCCCGAAGGCCGAAATCGACGCCATGATGATCCGCGGGTTGAGCTTGCTTAGCGAGGCGTAATCGAGGCCGCGCTTTTCCATCACGCCGGGCCCGTAGTTTTCCACCACCACGTCGGCCTTTTTCGCGAGCTCGCGCAAAAGCTGGATCGATTCAGGCTTGGCGAAGTCAAGGCAAAGGCTCTGCTTGCCGCGGTTCTGCTGGACGAAGTAGGCGCTCCGGCCGTCGCGTATGGCGGGCAAGAGCCGCGCCGGGTCGCCCATCGGCGCCTGCTCGACCTTGACGATGTCGGCGCCCATCTCGGCCATGAATCGCGTTACCGTCGGGCCTGCGAGATATTGCGTGAAGTCCAGCACGCGCACGCCGGACAACATGTTGGGGTTTTGCTTGCCGCCGTTTTCCATATGGGCTTCCTCGCCGGAATGATGCCGGCGTCGCCGTGATAACACCGATAGCGCGCGTATCACAAGCCCGCGGCCTGCCCTCTTTTTGGCCGAGCAATTGGGAAGGATTCGCGCGCTCAGGACGGCTTCGACGGACCTCCGAAGGGCACCTGGCTCAGATGCGAGCGCAGTTCCGCGACCGTCGAGTTGGCCAGCTGGCGCGCGGCGCGCCTGGTTTCCGGCCCCATCCGTGCCAGGCGTTGCAGCGTGCGGCGGGCGCGCTGGGCGTTGCGCAGCGCTCGCTGGCCCATCGGATCGAACCGGCAGGCGGGCGCCTCGTCGCCGTCACGCATCACGCCGTCGATCGCCGAGCAGGAAGCCGAGCAGAAGACTTCGGCATCCGCGCGGTCATGGGCTCTGAGCCGGCCTATCGCCAGGATGACGCGATTCCATTGGCGAATCCTGCGCAGCCCGCCCTCGAAGATGCGCTTTTGCGCGCGGAAGGGGAGCAGCGGGGAATCGATCTGGCGGCTGAGCGTCTTGTCGAGGGCGCGAAAGTCGATCGCCATCAACCGCACAAGGGTTTCGCGATGCGCCGCATCCTGCATCGAGTCGAAACGCGCTTCGCTCAGGATATGGCTCGCGACCGTGGTGTTGAAGCGGCCGATCCAGCGCGTCGGCAGATAGAAATTATGCGCGAGCACGTCGGCCGCGAGATGGGCGAGGTAGCCGAGCGCAAAGGCCTGCTCCTCGCTCCCGCGCGCGGCGCTCAGCAGCCCGAAACCGGTCGCCCAGTTGTGCGAATGGCGCCGCAGCCGGCTCTGCAGACGGCGCCCCTGCACGATATCGGGCGCGAGCGAGCCATACAGGAAAGCGTCGGGCATTGAGAGTAGGATGGCTTGTAGGGGCTCCTCCAGGGTGCTAACGCTCGCAAGCACTTGCACCCCCAGGGCAATATGAGTGACCGGCCCCCAGGCAAAGGCCGGCGGAGCGCTGAGCGCGATGAACCCGACGACGAGGGCGATTACGGTGGCGATAATCATATCCGGGGCCCGGACCGCGGCCGGACGCTGACCTGATGTTATGAGCCGCGACCTGAGCGCGCCAGAGCATCGCCGCCTGCTCCTGGATTCCGTCCGCGATTACCTTTCGCAACTCGCCGAGGAGGGACTCGAGGGGTTGCCCGCTACGGCGGCACGCGCTGCCACTGCCGCCGCCGACAAACCCGCATCCGTATCCAAACCGCCGGCCCCTGCCGCCGCAGCCGTCTCGTCCGCCGGCGACTCGGCTCGCGCCGCCGCCGCTTCATCGCGGCCCGCGCCGCTGCCGGCGCCCGGGGAATTGCTCTCGCGCTATCCGGGCCTCGAAAAAACCACGTCACTCGAGGAGTTGAGCGCCTTCATCGGCGATTGCAAGCGCTGCAAGCTCGCGCCATTGCGGACGCATCTGGTCTTCGGCGTCGGCAATCCCGGGGCTGACCTGATGTTCGTTGGCGAGGCTCCCGGCGCCGACGAGGACGCGCGCGGCGAGCCGTTCGTCGGCCGCGCCGGGCAACTGCTGACCGACATCATCGAGCGCGGGATGGGCCTCAAGCGGTCCGACGTCTATATCTGCAACGTGATCAAGTGCCGCCCGCCCGACAATCGCAATCCCGAGTCCGACGAAGTCGCCGCGTGCGAGCCGTTCCTGATGCGCCAGATCGATCTCGTGCGTCCGCGTGCGATCGTCGCGCTCGGCACCTTCGCGGTGCAGGCGCTGCTGAAGGTCAAGACGCCGATCAGCCGGCTGCGCGGCAACTGGCATGAAGTGCGCGGCGTCAAACTGATGCCGACATTCCATCCGGCCTACCTGTTGCGCAGTCCGGGCGAGAAGCGGGTGGTATGGCAGGATATACAGGAAGTGATGAAGCTGCTCGGGCTCGAGGTACCGGCGCGCGGGGGCGCGCGATGAGTCGGCGGCCGTGATAGCGAGGGGGGGAATTGGGGCATCCGCGCCGCGGGTGTGCGCTGCGCTATGCGCGCTCGTGCTCGGCGGGATCGGCCTCGCCGCCGCCGAACACGACCACCGCGCAGCGAGCTTGGCCACGCCCTCCGCGGGGGCTGCGGCTATCGAGGCGCCGCCGTGGGTTTGCCTGATCAAGGTTGACGGCTCAATCAACCCGGCGGTAGCCGCGTATATCGAGGACGGAATTGCGTACGCCGGTGCGCGTAACGCCGGCGCGCTGGTGATCGAGCTCGACACCCCCGGCGGATTGCTCGGCTCGGCGCAGCGCATCGTCAAGGACCTGCTCAACGCGCCACTTCCCACGATCGTTTACGTGGCGCCGTCGGGCGCGAGCGCGGCCTCGGCCGGGACCTTCATCACCGAGGCGGCGGCAGTCGCCGCGATGGCGCCCGGGACCACGATCGGCGCGGCGCATCCGGTGGGCGAGGGCGGCAGCGAGATCAAAGGCGTGGTAGGCAAGAAGATCGAGAACTTCACCGCTTCGTTTGCGGGCAGTATCGCGCGCTCGCGCGGCCGCAACGAAGAATGGATCGAGCAGGCGGTGCGCGAGAGCGCGGCGATCAGCGAAGCCGAGGCGCTCAAGCGCCACGTGATCGACATCGTCGCGCCCGACCTGCGGAGCCTGCTGGTGCAGGCATCGGGCCGCGAGGTCAAGGTCGGCGGCGGTGCGGTGGTGAAGCTCAAGCTCGCCGACGCCGCGATTCGCCGCCTGCGGATGACGCTGGGGCAGGCGCTGCTCAACGTGCTCGCCGACCCCAACATCGTGTACCTGCTGATGCTGGCCGGAATCGTGGGGATCTATTTCGAGTTCGCCCATCCGGGCTTCTACCTCCCGGGCGTGGTCGGCGCGATCTGTCTTCTGCTCGCGCTCGGCTCATTCGAGATCCTGCCCATCAACCTGACCGGGCTGCTGCTGTTAATGCTGGGAATCGGGATGCTCGTCTCCGAAGCCTTTCTCCGCAGTTACGGCGTGCTCGGCATCGGCGGGGTGATCGCGTTCGTGATCGGCTCGCTGTTTCTGATCGACAGCTCGCAGACCGACCTCGAGGTGAACCGCGGGATTATCGCCGGCGCGGCGGCCGCGATGAGCGCGTTCATCCTGGGCCTTGGCTGGATCGTCCTGCGCGAGCGGCATCGGCGTCCCACGACCGGGCGCGAAGGGATGGTCGGCGAAATTGGCGAAGTGCGCGAAGCGATCGCACCGGGCGCGCCGGGACGGGTTTTCGTGCACGGCGAGCACTGGCGCGCGGCAAGCAGCGAAGCGCTCGGCGTCGGCGCCCGGGCGCGCGTGATTGCAGTGCACGGACTGGAGATCGAGGTGCGCGGCGAATCGTAGAGCGGCATTTTCCTCAAACTGTACGAAGCTGCGGGCGCCGGCGCCCGCGAGATGAAGGCGGGGAGAGATTTATGGGACCGGCACTGGGAATCATCATCGTGATTGGCGTCGCGATCCTGCTAAGCGGGCTCAGGGTGCTCAACGAATACGAACGGGCGGTGGTTTTCCGGCTGGGCCGGCTCACCCCGTTTCGCGGTCCGGGCGTGATTTTCATCATTCCGGTTCTCGAGCGATCGGTGCGCGTCGATCTGCGCACGGTCACTCTGGACATCGCGCCCCAGGACGTGATCACCCGCGACAACGTCACGATCAAGGTGAGCGCGGTGCTCTATTTCCGCGTGCTCGACCCCTCGCGCGCCGTGACCGAGGTCGCGAATTACCTTTTTGCGACCACGCAGCTGGCGCAGACCACGCTCCGTTCCGTCGGCGGCCAGACCGAACTTGACGAATTACTGGCCCAGCGCGACAAGCTCAACGCGCGCATCCAGGAGATCGTCGATGCGCAGACCGAACCGTGGGGCGTCAAGGTCACCCTGGTCGAGCTCAAGAACATCGATCTGCCGCAGGACATGCAGCGCGCGATCGCCGCGCAGGCCGAAGCGGAGCGCGAGCGGCGCGCCAAGGTGATCGCGGCTGAAGGCGAGTTCCAGGCCGCGCAGCGGCTGGCCGAGGCGGCCGAGATCATGAACAAGAGTCCGGTAACGCTTCAGCTCCGTTACCTGCAGACGCTCAAGGAGATCGCGGCCGAGAACAATTCGACCACCGTCTTTCCGATTCCGCTCGATCTGTTCGAGCCGTTTCTGAACCTGCGCCGCGCGTTCAACAACCCCGAGGGCGGCGGCACGAAAACCTGACCCGCAAACCGCGGGGAAAGCGGAGCCGTACGTTTGCGATGGACGATTCGATAGTTGGGCAACTCCGATAGATGGGTAAGCTGATAATGGTCCGTCACGGCGAGAGCGAGGGTAATCGCGAGCGCCGCTTCACCACCACTCCCGACGCGCCGCTCACCGACCTGGGGCGCGAGCAGGCCGCGCAGGCGGCACGCCGCATCGCGCGGATTTTCAATCCGCGCCTCGTCATCACCAGCCCCTACGCGCGGGCGCGCGAGACCGGCGAGATTATCGCCGCCGCGCTGCGCTTGCCGGTCGAGGTCGAGCCCGGCCTCTACGAGCGTCACTTCGGCTACTTGCGCGGACAGCCTTACGACGCGGTGCGCGACGATCCGACGTTCGAAACCGAGAAGATGTGGCTGTGGCGTCCGGAGGGCGGCGAGAGCTACGAAGACGTACGCGTGCGCGTGGCGCCAATCCTCGAGCGGCTGGCGGTGCTCGCCGGCGGCGGCGAACTGGCGGTGGTCAGCCACGGCGGCGTGATGCTGACGTGCTGGGCGCACCTCGTCGGACATTGGGACAACGCGCACGTTCCGCCCAACTGCGGAATCGTGCTGGTGGAATACGAAAACGGCCGTTTCAAGCCCCCGCTGATCGTCGAGGATTGAGCGGCGCGCGCGCCGCGGCGCGCCGGAGGCGGCCAAGCCGCCCTGGGTCAGATCCCGAGCAGGCGCGCCAGCATCGGCGTCGCCGGCGCCGATGTAAGCTCGTCCCACGAACCTTCCTGGACGACGCGCCCGTCTTCGATCGCCGCGGCGCGCGTGCACAGCCGCTCCAGGATGTCCGCGCGATGGTCCACAGCGATGAGCGTGAAGCCGAGTTCGCGATGCCATTGCAGGATCGCTTCTACGAGATCCGCAACCGTGGGACCGTCGAGCGCCGTGAACGGTTCGTCGAGCAGAAGGAGTGGCGGGCGCCGAGCGAGCATCCGCGCAAGCGCGACGCGGCGCGCCTGGCCGCCGGAAATCCGCTGCGCCGATTCGTTCCATAGCGGCCCGAGCGCGAGGCGCTGCTTGAGTTCCTCGACCCATCCGCGCGCGCCGTTGTCCTCGTGTCCGCGCAGTCCGAAACAGACGTTGTCCGCCACGCTTAGATGGGGAAAAAGCGAGTCGCTTTGCGTGAGATAGGCGAGCGGCCGTTGATAGAGCGGCAGATGCGGCGGAAACAGCAGCGTGTCGCCAAGCTGAATCCGGCCGGCGTCGGGCGCTTCGATTCCTGCAAGACACGAGAGCACGGTGCTCTTGCCCGCTCCCGAAGCGCCGAAGAGCCCAAGCCGCTCTCCCTGCTCCAGGCGCAAGCGCACGTCCACGGTAAGCGCGCGCCGGCGCTTTACGATACGCGCATCAAGCGTTGGCATCGGCGTAGCGCCTTTGCGCGAGCAGATGAATCGCCCATGGGAGCGGCAGCGCGGTGAGAAGGAATACCACCAGCAGCGGCATAACCGCCGGCATCCCGGCGTCCTGCAGGTTGATCCATATCTGCACCGGCATCCCGCTCGGATAATAGGCGGTTACGACCACCGCGCCGAATTCGCCGAGCGCGCGCACCCATGCGAGGCTCACCGCGGCGGCGAAGCCTAGCCGCGCGAGCGGAAAAGTCACGCGGCGAAACACCTCGTATGGGCGCAATCCGAGCAGCGCTGCTGTCCGCTCGAGATCGACGGGCACTGCCGCGAGCGCGGCGCGCGCGGCCACGATATAGTAGCCGACGCTCACGTAGAACTGGGTCGCGATGAAGGCGAGCGGACTGTTGGCCGTCGGCAAGCCCATCCTGAGCAGCCACGCGCCCGGCTTCATCGTGGGACCGAAGGCGAGCGAGAGCAGGATACCCAGCGCAAGCGGCGGCATCAGCACCGAGACCAGGACCGCCGCCTCCCACGCGATCTTGTCGCGGCCGGTCGCACGCGCGAGATACCAGGCAACCGGCGTGCCGACGATCACGTCGAGCAGCAGGGCGACTCCCGTGAGCGTCAGCGATACGCTGACCGCGGAGGCCGTCGAGCCGGGGATGCTGCCGTCCCATTGCCATCGGCCGACCGGAGCGCAAAGCCCGAGCAACGGGTACAGCAGCGCGAGCGTGAACGCGAGCATGCCCATCCGGGCCCACCAGGAAGATCGCACGACACTCTATACTACGGCACCAGCGGCTTGGCGTCACCGGGATCATCGTAGCGGTAGCGCGAGAGAATCTGGCGCGCTTCGGGACCTTGAAGCCAGGCAACAAAGCGCTCCGCCAGCTTTGGCTGCGGCGCATCCTTGAGCGTTGCGGCGTAGAAGACGAGCGGGGAAGGCCGATGCACCTTGCCGTTCAGGGTGACGCTCACCTTCGCGTACTCCTGCTCCATCGACGACGAGCCGAGATTGATTTCAGGCGGCAACGCAAGGAACGGCAGACCAAGTGCGCCGGGCTGCGTCTTGTAGGCCGAACTGGCGTCGAGTTGTCCCGCCTGCAGCCGCGCCATCACCTGCGGTTCCTGAAAAATCTGTTGCGGATTGATCTGCGGTGCGAGAATTTTCTCTCCGAGGCCGGGCTGATGGTAAAAGTCCGCCGCAAGCTGCATCACGAAGATGATGTTCAACCCCTGCGGGTCGGTATTTGGATCGGTGCGGCCGAAGCGAAACCCCGGGGTTTGCAGGATTTGCCACCAGGGCGTCGCGCCTGCATCGCCGGCCTTGGCCAGCGCCGCCGCGTACCGGCTCTTTGGACTGTACGCGATAACCATCTCAGTTCGCGCGATCGGGATCGCGCTTGTGGCCTTGCCCGCCTTCAGCACGGCGCGCATCGGTCCCGGCGTTACCGAGATAAACACGTCCGGCCGGATGCTGCTCGCGATGATCAGATTGGCAAGTCCGGTCGAGCCGGAAGCGCGTCCCTGCAGCTCGGCTCCCATAGCCTTCGCGATCGCCGGGCGCACCCCGCCGTCCATCATCGAGCCCATCGACCCGGCGTACGCGACCTGGAGCGGCATCAGCGCCTCGGCATCGCCGCGTCCTGCGACGAACATCGCCACCGCGCAGGCTGCGACGGCGACGGCGACGAGAACGGCGAGTCTTATCCTGCTACGTCCGAGTCTGTCCATCGGTGCTCCATCCCCCTCCTAGAAAGGGATACGTCCGGTCGCGATAACGGCATGGTTGTATGCGGGATGATGAGTAACGGCGACCTGGTATCCGGCGCCGAAGGTCATCCCGACGCGGTCATGGATCGGAATGCGCCCGATAATCAGTCCAGGGGTGATGAACAGCTGGTTCTTGCCGGTGTTCTCGCCGAGCGTGTACCAGGTGTAGTTGAATTCCAGTTCCGGCCAGAAATACCTCATGACGCGATACTGGAAGGCGGTGTTCCAGTTAAGCGGCATCGAGAGCCGATCGACGCCGCCGTTGGGAATCGCGACGCCGACGGTGCTCTGAAAGGCAAAGTCGCCGAAGCCTTTGCCGAAGGCGACGGTTGGCGTGTAAATCGTGTGGCCGGCGCTGTTGCCGTCGTCGCCAGTCGGCACCTGGAAACCCATGAACGCGGTAAGGATGTAGTCGCCGTTTTCCTCGTTGCCGGAGAGGATGCGGTACTTGATGAGGAACGTTTCATCCGCCCAGCCGTCGCTCGCGGGCTTGGGGGGCGGCTTTTTGCCCTTTTTCGGCTTCGGCGGCAGCGCGCCGTTGTGCGCGATCCATCCCGGAACCCCGAGAATGATCTCGGTGTTCTGGAACGGAATCAGCTCGAGCCCTTTGTTGGCGCCGAAGTTGTCGAGCGCCTTGCCATGCGGCTGCGCCTGCCAGAGCTGATCGTAGCGGTACTCCTCTTCCAGGCGCGGCGTTACCGTCACCAGCGGCGTGACCCAGTGCGGCTGCTCGCTCTGGATGCGCGTCACGCGCGGAAACCAGTCGACGAAATACTGCACCACGGGCGACATCAGGGACGGCTCTGAAACGGGCGGCGGGTTCGCAATCGTCATCGCGGTCGATGAGGGTGCTGGACCCTGTGCGCGAGCTTGCACCGAGTGCATGATTGAGAAAGCGAGAACGGCTGTAAGGATGGCCGTGCGGAACAGAACGGAATCGAATGTTTTCATCACGGGGTGTTTATGCCATTATACAGGCGACCTGACAAGTATCATGGCTAAGCCGCGAGAAATCGAAGACGAGCGGGCTCAGCAGAGCGGAGCGATACTGCGCCGCGCGCGTGTCGCGCGCGGACTTAGCCAGGACGAACTCGCCCGGCGCGCCGGACTCTCGCGCCAGGCCCTGGGCGCGATCGAGTCCGGCCTCTATCAGCCGGGTGTCGGCGCGGCGCTCGCGCTTGCGCGCGAGCTGGGCCATAGCGTCGAGGCGCTCTTCGGCAGCGCAGGGGCGCCGGCGCTGCTCGAGGCCGACTGGGCCGAGGCCCGCGGCGGCGCGCGGCAAGGCGCGCCGGCGCTGCCGGCGCGTCCGGCGATCGCGCTGGGGCGCGTCGGCGGACGACTGGTCGCGCTCGCCCAGCCGGCGCCAGCGATGCGCCTGGTGCCGGCCGCGGGCGTGCTTGAGCACGCCCGCGGCCGGCACGCGCAGGTGGCCGCGTTTCGCACGCGCGAGCAGATCGACGCGACACTGCTGGTTGCGGGATGCGATCCGGCGGTGACGATTCTTGCGGACTGGATGGCGCGCCATCGGCCGGCCACCACGCTTACGCCGATCGGACGGAGCAGCCGCGCGGCCCTCGCCGCGCTGCTCGCGGGGCGAGTGCATGCCGCCGGAGTACATCTCGGCGACCGCGAGGGCGGCGACTACAACCTGGCGGCGGTGCGCGAGGCGCTCAAGCGGCGGCAGGCGATTATGGTGAACTTTGCGCGCTGGGAGCTCGGGCTGGGCGTCCGGCGGGGCAATCCGCTCGGCGTACGTGGTATCGCCGACCTTGCAATGCCCGGCCTCCGGATCGTCAACCGCGAGGCGGGTTCCGGTGCACGGCTCGTGCTCGACCAGGCGCTGGCCGAGTTGAAGATCGTGCCGCGGCGGATCGCAGGCTACGCGCGCGAGCTAAGCGGCCATCTCGAGGTCGCCGCCGCCATCGCGGCGGGCGAGGCTGACGCCGGACTGACGCTGCGAGTGGGGGCGGAGGCCTTCAGTTTGGATTTTGTCACAGTACGCGAAGAGCGCTATGATGTGGTCATCCTGCAACGCGAGATGGACTCGCCTCCGGTGCGTGCGATGCTCGACGCGCTGAACTCAAGCGCCTTCGCCAACGAGGTCAGGCAGCTTTGCGCATACGACACGGCGCAAATGGGACAGGTGATCGCACGCCTTAATTCCTAGGCAGCGGCGAATTCAACGATGGCGCGCGCGCCATCGAACATAAGGAGCAAATTATGGGAGCAACCACACCATCGGCAGAACGGGCGGCCGGCAGCGCGCGCTCCAGCGCGGCGCTGAATTTCCTCAAAGCTTCACCCAAGAAATTGCTTATCGGCGGAAAATGGGTGCCGGCGAAGTCGGGCAAGACCTTCGAGACCCTCAATCCGGCGACCGAAGAGGTTCTTGCGCTGATTGCCGAAGGCGACAAGGCCGACGTCGATGACGCGGTCAAGGCGGCGCGCAAGGCGTTCGAGGACGGCAAATGGTCGAAGATCGGACCGCATCAACGGGCCCGGTACCTGTTGAAGATCGCCGACCTGATCGAGCAGCACGCCGACGAATTGGCCGAGCTCGAGACGCTCGACAACGGCAAGGCGAAGACCCAGGCACGCGCGATCGACATCGCGGGCGCGGCCGAGACCTTCC encodes:
- a CDS encoding substrate-binding domain-containing protein, with translation MAKPREIEDERAQQSGAILRRARVARGLSQDELARRAGLSRQALGAIESGLYQPGVGAALALARELGHSVEALFGSAGAPALLEADWAEARGGARQGAPALPARPAIALGRVGGRLVALAQPAPAMRLVPAAGVLEHARGRHAQVAAFRTREQIDATLLVAGCDPAVTILADWMARHRPATTLTPIGRSSRAALAALLAGRVHAAGVHLGDREGGDYNLAAVREALKRRQAIMVNFARWELGLGVRRGNPLGVRGIADLAMPGLRIVNREAGSGARLVLDQALAELKIVPRRIAGYARELSGHLEVAAAIAAGEADAGLTLRVGAEAFSLDFVTVREERYDVVILQREMDSPPVRAMLDALNSSAFANEVRQLCAYDTAQMGQVIARLNS